The following coding sequences lie in one Arachis hypogaea cultivar Tifrunner chromosome 9, arahy.Tifrunner.gnm2.J5K5, whole genome shotgun sequence genomic window:
- the LOC112711856 gene encoding uncharacterized protein — MEDIPKLDSSSSSFSSALDSEEKKMESGAQRISVSDHINAYQYTAEKVDSFVIDMDSFSSPINKDSSNINPRITLQRSLSRKGSQRGGDRKVKGNVSLHERDTVPTTSSPKAAMAGCNTLEKSTAVGSTHQSTNTNPPQSHHQITITASNMCSTPPSESKLATRRNSFRRHSSWLLDPKRVLLIFATLSSMGTLLLIFFTLAISKQNPDEYVADLQQ; from the exons ATGGAAGATATTCCAAAGTTG GAttcaagttcttcttctttttcatcagcTTTGGATTCAGAAGAGAAGAAGATGGAGAGTGGAGCACAGAGAATCTCTGTTTCTGATCACATAAACGCATATCAATACACAGCTGAGAAAGTTGATAGCTTTGTCATTGATATGGATTCCTTCTCTTCCCCCATCAACAAAGATTCCTCCAATATTAATCCCAGAATCaca TTGCAGAGGAGCCTTTCCAGGAAAGGTTCTCAGCGTGGTGGAGACAGGAAGGTGAAGGGAAATGTCTCACTTCATGAAAGAGACACTGTTCCAACTACATCCTCACCAAAAG CTGCTATGGCAGGGTGTAACACACTTGAAAAGTCAACGGCAGTGGGGTCCACACATCAATCCACAAACACAAACCCTCCTCAGAGCCATCATCAGATTACAATCACTGCCAGTAATATGTGCAGCACACCCCCCAGTGAAAGCAAGTTGGCAACTCGGAGAAACAGTTTCAGAAGACATTCTTCATGGCTCCTTGACCCTAAAAGGGTTCTTCTCATCTTTGCCACCTT ATCAAGCATGGGAACATTGTTGCTGATATTCTTCACTCTTGCTATCAGCAAGCAAAACCCAGATGAATATGTGGCTGATTTGCAGCAGTAA
- the LOC112711854 gene encoding probable pyruvate, phosphate dikinase regulatory protein, chloroplastic: MSVWQLCTNIHGVAPIRACNQTEPKAPARTRPRVSPQLNRWSRARSIRSGRKLDRPVPRTQTLESTPATPPPPPSHPFSPSLDSDYADTLDGGAESTASKTIYIVSDGTGWTAEHCVNAALGQFDYCLVDHGCPVNTHLFSGIDDAEKLLEIVKQAAKEGALLVYTLADPSMASSANQACNLWGVPSTDVLGPITDAISSHLGVSPSGLPRGASGRSFPLSDDYFRRIEAVEFTIKQDDGASPGNLDKADIVLTGVSRTGKTPLSIYLAQKGYKVANVPIVMGVQIPRTLFQVDQKKVFGLTINPVVLQSIRKARAKTMGLTPESRTNYFDMDYVRGELEFAGKLFAQNPSWPVIDVTEKAIEETAAVVLRLFHDRKHKCTMPRISKRY, from the exons ATGTCAGTTTGGCAATTATGTACAAACATTCACGGCGTTGCTCCAATAAGAGCATGCAATCAAACCGAACCCAAAGCGCCTGCTCGTACCAGACCCAGGGTTAGCCCTCAGCTAAACCGCTGGTCCAGGGCCCGCTCCATACGTTCTGGTCGAAAGTTGGACCGCCCGGTTCCCCGAACCCAGACTCTGGAATCCACTCCTGCTACACCGCCACCACCTCCGTCGCATCCGTTTTCTCCCTCTCTCGACTCAGACTACGCCGATACTCTCGATGGCGGCGCAGAAAGCACGGCCTCTAAGACCATCTACATCGTATCCGACGGAACCGGCTGGACCGCCGAGCACTGCGTTAACGCCGCTTTGGGGCAGTTCGATTACTGCTTGGTCGACCATGGCTGCCCCGTCAACACCCACTTGTTTTCTGGG ATTGATGATGCTGAGAAGTTGTTAGAGATAGTAAAGCAAGCAGCAAAGGAGGGTGCTTTGCTTGTGTACACTTTGGCTGACCCATCCATGGCTTCATCTGCTAATCAAGCTTGCAACTTGTGGGGTGTGCCTTCCACTGATGTCTTGGGTCCCATCACTGACGCCATTTCTTCTCATTTGGGTGTCTCTCCTTCCGGCCTCCCTCGCGGCGCCTCCGGTAGGAGCTTCCCACTCTCCGACGACTACTTTCGCAGGATTGAAGCTGTCGAATTCACCATCAAGCAGGATGATGGGGCTTCCCCGGGGAATTTGGACAAGGCTGACATTGTCCTCACCGGAGTTTCGCGAACCGGGAAGACGCCCTTGTCCATTTATCTGGCTCAGAAGGGGTACAAGGTGGCTAATGTGCCAATCGTGATGGGTGTTCAAATTCCAAGGACTCTATTTCAGGTGGATCAGAAGAAGGTTTTTGGCTTGACTATAAATCCAGTTGTCTTGCAGAGTATTAGAAAAGCAAGGGCTAAAACTATGGGGCTCACTCCAGAATCAAGGACTAATTACTTTGATATGGATTATGTTAGAGGGGAGCTTGAATTTGCAGGAAAGCTCTTTGCTCAGAATCCTTCTTGGCCAGTTATTG ATGTGACTGAAAAAGCAATCGAAGAAACTGCGGCTGTTGTATTGAGGCTTTTCCATGACAGGAAGCATAAGTGTACAATGCCAAGGATCTCAAAACgctattag
- the LOC112711857 gene encoding NDR1/HIN1-like protein 26, translating into MRGNDHIPIRHVPGQNPNQKPIRRHHTARYYVQRVQDSLTTRVSKVICGTFLSLLFILGLITFILWISLRPHRPRFHIHEFSIPGLAQSSGFQNAQVNFNATARNANQNIGIYYESMDGAVYYRDQKIGSTPLLDPFYQQPKHTTIVNAVLSGATLTVNSQRWTEFQNDRVHGSVVFRLELTSVIRFKISSWQSKRHRMHANCNAGVGPDGSILPLYKDKRCPVYFS; encoded by the coding sequence ATGCGCGGCAACGACCACATACCCATCCGCCACGTTCCGGGCCAGAACCCGAACCAGAAGCCCATAAGGCGTCACCACACGGCCCGCTACTACGTGCAGCGGGTACAGGACAGCCTCACCACCCGGGTCTCCAAGGTCATCTGCGGCACCTTCCTCAGCCTCCTCTTTATTTTGGGCCTAATCACTTTCATCCTCTGGATCAGCCTCCGCCCTCACAGGCCCAGATTCCACATCCACGAGTTCTCTATTCCGGGCCTGGCCCAATCATCTGGCTTCCAAAATGCCCAAGTCAATTTCAATGCAACGGCCCGAAACGCCAACCAGAACATCGGTATTTACTACGAGTCAATGGACGGGGCGGTTTACTACCGGGATCAGAAAATCGGGTCGACGCCGTTACTTGATCCGTTTTATCAACAGCCCAAACATACGACGATAGTGAACGCCGTTCTCAGTGGGGCTACGTTGACCGTTAACAGTCAACGATGGACGGAGTTCCAGAACGATAGGGTTCACGGTAGCGTGGTGTTCCGCTTGGAATTAACGTCTGTGATTCGGTTCAAGATATCATCGTGGCAGAGCAAGCGCCACAGAATGCACGCTAATTGTAATGCGGGTGTGGGACCCGATGGGTCCATCTTACCCCTTTACAAAGACAAGAGATGCCCCGTTTACTTCTCTTGA
- the LOC112711855 gene encoding gibberellin 2-beta-dioxygenase 8-like, translating into MDSASTNPPFHKAFKTLMEKTQREREGFDETELVEIEECELPVIDLSPLFEENDDEVAREECKSEIARASKEWGFFHVVKHGISSEVLNGLRIEQEKVFKLPFDVKKNNNDFNFFAGSYRWGSPTATNIKQFSWSEAFHIPLADIMGSTTSTTTGPNNTLTYRIEQFAWDAYNLAQTLADILAEKIGEQNSKFFRENCLPTTCYLRMNRYPPFPMASPSQVHGLIPHTDSCFLTILLLQDQVRGLQLVKDGKWIAVKPNPHALTINIGDLFQAWSNGVYKSVEHRVVTNPEFERFSTAYFFCPFNETVIENCSKQPSVYRRFSYQEYRQQVRDDVQKFGTKIGLPNFLLHNTWCRTSVRENI; encoded by the exons ATGGACTCAGCTTCCACCAACCCACCTTTTCACAAGGCATTCAAAACCCTCATGGAAAAGACACAAAGAGAAAGGGAGGGTTTTGATGAGACTGAGTTGGTGGAAATTGAGGAATGCGAGCTTCCGGTGATTGATCTCAGCCCTTTATTTgaagagaatgatgatgaggtGGCGAGGGAAGAGTGCAAGAGTGAAATAGCTAGGGCTTCAAAAGAGTGGGGGTTTTTCCATGTTGTGAAACATGGGATTTCCAGTGAGGTTTTGAATGGTTTGAGAATTGAACAAGAAAAGGTTTTTAAGTTACCCTTTGATGTGAAGAAGAACAACAACGACTTCAACTTCTTCGCCGGTAGCTACCGCTGGGGCAGCCCTACAGCAACCAACATTAAGCAGTTTTCTTGGTCAGAAGCATTTCATATACCTTTGGCTGATATAATGGGTTCCACAACTTCTACTACTACTGGACCCAACAACACTCTTAC ATACAGAATCGAACAATTTGCTTGGGATGCTTATAATCTGGCACAAACTTTAGCTGATATCCTTGCTGAAAAAATTGGTGAACAGAACTCAAAATTCTTTCGGGAGAATTGCTTGCCCACCACTTGTTATCTTCGGATGAATCGATATCCTCCATTTCCCATGGCTTCACCTTCTCAGGTTCATGGACTTATACCGCATACTGATAGCTGTTTCCTTACCATCTTATTGCTTCAAGATCAAGTCAGAGGCTTACAATTGGTCAAAGATGGTAAATGGATTGCAGTCAAACCAAACCCTCATGCTCTCACAATCAACATTGGTGACTTATTTCAG GCTTGGAGCAACGGTGTATACAAGAGTGTTGAGCATCGAGTTGTGACGAACCCAGAATTTGAAAGGTTCTCAACTGCATATTTCTTTTGCCCCTTTAATGAGACTGTTATAGAGAATTGCAGCAAGCAGCCTTCAGTTTACAGGAGATTTAGCTACCAAGAATATAGACAGCAAGTTCGTGATGATGTTCAGAAGTTTGGCACCAAAATAGGGTTACCCAATTTTCTCCTTCATAATACTTGGTGTAGAACTAGTGTGAgagaaaatatataa